One segment of Candidatus Micropelagos thuwalensis DNA contains the following:
- a CDS encoding cytochrome c oxidase subunit 3 yields the protein MADAHAKKHDYHLVNPSPWPFVGSLSAFILAVGAVLYFHDSGPWVMLIGLMGVLYTMVSWWRDVIIEANSGDHTPVVQLHHRYGMILFIASEVMFFVAWFWAYFDASLYPGEAIQFSRTELTGGHWPPDGIETFDPWHLPLINTLILLTSGTTVTWAHHALLEDNREELKWGLILTVGLGALFTVFQVYEYQHAAFGFSGHIYGATFFMATGFHGFHVIVGTIFLLVCLLRAINGGFTPKQHFGFEAAAWYWHFVDVVWLFLFVVIYIIGAGTPAAH from the coding sequence ATGGCAGATGCACACGCTAAAAAACACGATTATCATCTTGTCAATCCGAGTCCATGGCCGTTTGTTGGCTCGTTAAGTGCTTTTATATTGGCTGTAGGGGCTGTCTTATACTTTCATGATAGTGGCCCATGGGTGATGCTCATTGGCCTTATGGGTGTGCTCTACACTATGGTTTCATGGTGGCGCGATGTAATTATTGAAGCCAATAGTGGTGATCACACACCAGTTGTTCAACTTCACCACCGCTATGGCATGATTTTGTTTATTGCCTCAGAGGTTATGTTTTTTGTTGCCTGGTTCTGGGCTTATTTTGATGCGAGCCTTTATCCGGGCGAAGCCATTCAGTTTTCCAGAACAGAACTGACAGGTGGACATTGGCCACCAGACGGTATTGAAACATTCGACCCTTGGCATTTGCCGTTGATTAATACACTGATATTGCTGACTTCCGGTACAACAGTTACATGGGCGCACCATGCACTGCTTGAGGATAATCGTGAAGAGCTTAAATGGGGTCTCATCCTCACTGTTGGGCTTGGCGCTTTATTCACGGTTTTCCAAGTCTATGAATACCAGCACGCAGCTTTCGGCTTTTCCGGTCATATTTATGGTGCGACTTTCTTTATGGCAACCGGGTTTCATGGTTTCCATGTGATTGTAGGTACTATCTTTCTTCTGGTTTGTCTTTTGCGGGCCATTAATGGCGGGTTTACGCCTAAGCAGCATTTTGGGTTTGAGGCTGCAGCCTGGTATTGGCATTTTGTTGATGTTGTCTGGCTATTCCTGTTTGTGGTGATTTACATCATTGGTGCGGGAACGCCGGCAGCCCATTAA